In one Rhodococcus sp. B50 genomic region, the following are encoded:
- a CDS encoding PaaI family thioesterase, with amino-acid sequence MSEEAAGIPTLADARKVLASQPFSVLIGARLVEYESGRAVLEIPLRPELLQQFGFAHGGVLAYAADNALTFAAGTALGSSIVTTGMTLDYLRPASGALLRAVAAVVSAGRRQALCRCKIYAVTDDATEKLCAAAQGSARVIDSNR; translated from the coding sequence ATGTCCGAGGAGGCCGCCGGAATACCCACCCTCGCCGATGCCCGGAAAGTTCTGGCGTCCCAACCGTTCAGCGTCCTGATCGGGGCCCGCCTGGTCGAGTACGAATCAGGACGAGCGGTGCTGGAGATACCCCTCAGGCCGGAACTGCTCCAGCAATTCGGTTTCGCACACGGCGGCGTTCTGGCCTACGCAGCGGACAACGCACTCACTTTCGCCGCCGGCACGGCCCTCGGCTCCTCGATCGTGACGACGGGCATGACCCTCGACTATCTGCGACCCGCGAGCGGTGCGCTCCTGAGAGCGGTCGCCGCCGTGGTCAGCGCCGGCAGGAGGCAGGCGTTGTGCCGGTGCAAGATCTACGCCGTCACCGACGACGCCACCGAGAAGCTGTGTGCGGCAGCGCAAGGAAGTGCACGCGTGATCGACTCGAATCGGTAG
- a CDS encoding wax ester/triacylglycerol synthase domain-containing protein yields the protein MWDSSRIDRIGPGDLTELASDVGPVPLHVGAVIFFAGDGASDPATLRAAFAERLSGIRRLRQRLIEPAPGLGRPYWFDDDHFDIDAHLSQMRCPADADLDAAMALAVETLTRPLPRSRPLWRALLVTDIADPRGHTATVMVLHHVLADGIGGLAILAHLVDGADSAAPMYETPPPSTSPRTGELLVDNVIGRLHMLRRVPQAVARLPDAWAELGRGSGGRAPRCSFNAPTGTRRALRTVEVDLDTVRRTGRRWHATVNDVLLVAVSGALATVLHTRREFPSELVISVPVSARTAATRGQLGNRVGVMPVRVPLEGTAQQRLVSVSRRTRAQKSTIRGLSAALMGPLFRILAAVGAFHWFVNRQHLVNSFLSDLPGPSSPVSVAGAPVASIVPMIVSTGNIGVAFVALSYAGTLSVTITVDPDLVPEIDDLEDALHEQFHAVIASGEASAQ from the coding sequence GTGTGGGATTCAAGCCGCATAGACCGCATCGGCCCCGGCGACCTGACCGAACTCGCCTCCGACGTCGGGCCGGTCCCTCTGCACGTCGGTGCCGTGATCTTCTTCGCCGGCGACGGTGCCTCGGATCCGGCGACTCTGCGGGCCGCCTTCGCCGAGCGGCTCTCCGGCATCCGGCGCCTGCGGCAACGCCTGATCGAACCTGCACCCGGACTCGGGCGGCCTTACTGGTTCGACGACGACCACTTCGACATCGATGCTCACCTGTCGCAGATGCGGTGCCCGGCCGATGCCGACCTGGACGCCGCCATGGCGCTCGCCGTGGAGACCCTCACCCGACCCCTGCCTCGGTCCCGGCCGCTGTGGCGCGCGCTCCTCGTCACCGACATCGCAGATCCGCGCGGACACACGGCGACGGTGATGGTGCTGCACCACGTCCTGGCCGACGGGATCGGTGGCCTGGCAATCCTCGCGCATCTCGTCGACGGTGCGGACAGTGCAGCACCCATGTACGAAACTCCTCCACCTTCCACGAGTCCGAGAACCGGAGAACTGCTCGTCGACAACGTCATCGGGCGTCTGCACATGTTGCGACGAGTTCCGCAGGCCGTCGCCCGTCTTCCCGATGCGTGGGCGGAACTCGGACGAGGCTCCGGCGGACGTGCTCCTCGATGTTCGTTCAATGCGCCTACCGGTACTCGCCGTGCGCTCAGGACGGTCGAGGTGGATCTGGACACCGTCCGTCGGACGGGACGACGATGGCACGCGACCGTCAACGATGTGCTGCTGGTCGCCGTCAGTGGTGCCCTGGCCACGGTCCTGCACACGCGTCGCGAGTTCCCGTCCGAACTGGTCATCTCGGTACCGGTGTCCGCCCGCACCGCGGCCACGCGTGGGCAATTGGGCAATCGGGTGGGCGTCATGCCCGTCCGGGTGCCACTGGAAGGAACCGCGCAGCAGCGACTGGTTTCGGTCTCCCGCCGTACGCGCGCACAGAAGTCGACCATCCGAGGTCTGTCCGCTGCGCTGATGGGACCGCTCTTCCGGATTCTCGCTGCAGTCGGGGCGTTCCACTGGTTCGTGAACCGCCAACATCTGGTCAATTCTTTTCTGTCCGACCTGCCGGGACCGTCATCACCCGTTAGCGTGGCCGGGGCCCCGGTCGCCTCGATCGTTCCGATGATCGTCAGTACGGGAAACATCGGAGTCGCCTTCGTGGCACTGTCGTATGCCGGCACGCTGAGCGTGACGATCACCGTCGATCCCGATCTCGTCCCCGAGATCGACGATCTCGAAGATGCGCTGCACGAACAATTCCACGCGGTCATCGCTTCCGGAGAGGCATCTGCACAGTAG